Proteins from one Penaeus vannamei isolate JL-2024 chromosome 8, ASM4276789v1, whole genome shotgun sequence genomic window:
- the LOC113804154 gene encoding protein C10: MAANEVENFPENFTADKAKVALREILAALTGGDVLEALEAAREAAGNDMVALMTRVFPLVTQVTTQVIGKYGFTQDGVGAIQFEHVMKSLGQDDPEIARLHTQVRSYFLPAVVIPPSGHP, translated from the exons ATGGCAGCAAATGAGGTTGAAAACTTCCCAGAAAATTTTACGGCGGATAAGGCCAAGG TTGCGCTCCGTGAAATTTTAGCGGCATTGACAGGAGGAGATGTCCTAGAGGCCCTGGAGGCAGCTCGAGAAGCAGCTGGCAACGACATGGTAGCACTCATGACGAGGGTGTTTCCGCTGGTCACTCAAGTCACAACCCAAGTGATCGGGAAGTATGGCTTCACACAGGATGGTGTAG GAGCCATTCAGTTTGAGCACGTCATGAAGAGCCTGGGACAAGACGACCCTGAAATAGCGAGACTCCATACTCAAGTCAGGTCGTATTTCCTTCCAGCTGTTGTCATTCCCCCTTCAGGTCACCCTTGA